The genomic interval gaaggaaagaaataaaGTTGCTTCAAATTAGTATTTGCTCAGTTCCATTGGTTCACTTGATCACTGACAAATAAGACTTTTTGTTGAATATGAGTGATGTGATATTAATGTGGTGTCATACAGGATCTGCAAAAGAACAGAAGACACATTTATGTTAAAATTCAATTGAAGTTTCTTTTCCTAAAGTTGCTGTAGGCGTTATTctataaattaattaaactaATAATTTAACTAATTGCTCTATACTCCAACAGAGTTTTtggtctgtcctcctcctgctcatgcTGTAAAAGAGAAGATTTCCTGCCATCACTGCCCACACATGTCATATTGTATCACATTTCGGGGACAAGCAGAGAAAACTGTCTTTAAACCTCTGGAGtctctgaataaacaaaccttaaaatgttttcaacaaaaactcTATGCATTATCACCAAAGTAGGATTCTTGAAAAGCATAATCTTCTCAGCTTTAAGAATTTTAAACTGTTTgcaaatttgtttttgtcatgtacAGAATTTTAAATGGTTTGGTGTCACTTCCATTAGTAGACTCGTCATATAAGTGTGGTGACATGAAGATGAGGTCGGGGAATGCTAACTGCACAACAGGCAGGAAGTTggtttacagcagctttaattggTTATAAATTATAATTTTTGCTTCAATTCAAAATACAAATGTGGCCTCAAAGTataaatgtatgattttgaATTTACAAAGGctgggattgttttttttttagcactagTATATCACCCTTATGAAGAGAAATCTCTATATTTCACAATCATCTTCCTTTTCACATCCAGACCACAGATAAGCCTCTGTGATGTGAAACAGCCCAACATGGCCTGAGAGTTACTTACACTGGCATGTGTAGGCCACCTCCAGGTACTTATAGGTGCCGACACACGGGTCTCCAAACACAGAGTTGCTCGCTCTGATAATACAGCTGTTTTTTCCATTACAGCTGTGGATACAGATTAATGTGGTTTCATATTTCAGGCTGAAATGTGCACTGAGCTACTTCCATGATGAGAAGTTGAAATCAACGAAGAGTGTGCAACTGTACCTCTCAGCCACTCTTCTCGTAGGGTGTGAGCAGTAGACATTTTGGATCTGAGAAGCAGGACGTTGGTAAGAGCACGTGGTGCGGTCACGGCGCCCATAATCAGCCCCGTAGACAAGTATAACCTGCCCTTCATCTAACGGAAAGAGGAAGATTTCAAGAGGCAGGGGATAAAATGAGCAAGTATGATATTAAAagcaatgaaaacacaacaactcaatctttatttcattattattgtatCACATATATAAGAACATGTACAAAAAAAGTGACCTTACCACAATAAAGGCGTGCCAAAGAGTGCTCACAAACCACAAGGTGAACTGTGGAACATTAAGTAGATTAAACAAATGTGAATCACGCAGTTACACCCTGAAGTACCTATCTCTCCCTTCTTTTAAAAGTCCAGCCCAGTCAGCAGaagaaaatgttggcatttacatttctgcaaacaactGGTATGTTCCACTATATActatatcaacatttctacaaaaagCTTGATAATGTTTAAAGGGTTACGAAGGGTAACTTTGGCTAAAGTGCCTCTGCAAGGGCAATGTTGGCAGGGGGTAGTAAGACACCACTCACACCTTCACGTTGCCTCCAgcccctcaccaccaccaccaaacacacataaaatcaTAATactaacacacatacatactacCAGACTATTATCCAACATTAGCAAGGCTTGTTGCAACAAAACCCGGCTGGGAATTCCGCAACTTCCTGGTCAAAGACACCCAGTTCTGTTGCCAAGTAACAGGCTGAAAACTGTCCTGTGGTCTCCTTAAAAAGATTACAAGATCACAATTTCTCAAATGTTGAAAATGCAAAATCAAACTGCAGTCACTGACTTGACAGCTTTCTCTCCTGTAACTCCACTGCCACCAACTCTGCCTCtcgatatgaaagtcaggtcaaaaacatgtaatgtgaacgtgatacgAAAGGTTTTATGGGGACGTCAATATGGTACCACAGCGATGCGAGGAGACTGCCaaccagagaccactgttccaGGTGGAAATGCAACATTTGTAGGCatgacaccactggatgtttttaaagagaCTTCAAGACATTTTTCAGCAGTGTTTAGAGCCACAGAAACAGgtaaaacaaaaagtgtttttttgtaactaaatctaaccaaactaAGACGGCAGCCTTCTAAGAAGttacaacagaaaacagaaacacaaagtttcAACGTATCAGTCGTTTGAAGAAATGTACGTTGCCAAGATTTATTTTGATGATTGTCTGGAAGGTATAAGCTTCTTCTTAGCAGTTTAACTTACCAGGGCAATCCTATTGAAATTAACtgatttcagtgttttaaatgCTGTTGTGAGCAAGTGTTTGAACTTAATTTCATGCAGACATGTTACTGACATGCTGGGAAGCAGGTGTAGTTGGTCTCCAAATATTTAAAGATGCCCAGGCAGGGATCAGAAGTACGGACTACATGTGTACTCAGTTCACACACTCTCTTGCCATCACACCTACAGGAAGCacaaaaagacaagacaaaacaaaactatggtAAATGAAGTATGGTTGTACCTTCAGCGACTATCAGAGACTTAGTGTCTTACAGTAAACACTGCGTAACATACCACTTTGACTGCTTTTCATCAAtcattacatttcaaaatgtccaCTTGTGAAAAAGCCCTTTTTATAGACGGGATGCATGACAGTGCTGGCTTCATCTATATGCTGAAGTTATTGTATTCagacatgagacagacagaataAAGGTCCATCAGCGACGTGCATGTCTGACAGGACACGTTTAAATATACTAACAAATCTCTGTTAGCCAGCAATCCTGACATCGGATGTTAATGTACCTACAAGGAGTGATTCATGAGTTCCTGGCCAAACGTAAAAGGAGAGTAGTCCAACTCTTTGACTGATTGTGAAGGAAGACTAAGAGGAACAACCTTTGTGGTATTTCTGTTCTGGGTACTCGGAATCTGACAGTTTGAGAAAGCCCTGAGGTGATGGCTGCTATTCAGGCATGCAAAAATGAATTCTTCCAACACTCAACCTGTTTATCTGATTTGGCAACATCAGACTACAAGATGTTCCCAAAGATAAAGGAGGAGCTCAGGGGTCACCATCTTTACAGTGATGATGTTATCACTGCTGTAAACCAATTTTGGAACATCCTGCTGGTCTATGTGTGTAAATATGGGGAAatatgttgaaaaataaatattatggGATTACAACAAATACCAAACCGCTTGTATAAATGATGTGTAA from Sparus aurata chromosome 7, fSpaAur1.1, whole genome shotgun sequence carries:
- the LOC115584988 gene encoding L-rhamnose-binding lectin SML, with the translated sequence MFSSRLTTGTLLLAATCLLMTEDVSTKSVISCDNGFSVQHLSCDSGVISVQAALYGRADRETCSEGRPPQQLTNTKCSQQGTVDVLRRRCDGKRVCELSTHVVRTSDPCLGIFKYLETNYTCFPAFHLVVCEHSLARLYCDEGQVILVYGADYGRRDRTTCSYQRPASQIQNVYCSHPTRRVAESCNGKNSCIIRASNSVFGDPCVGTYKYLEVAYTCQYPV